The genome window GGCCTTAATCTATGTGtgatttgtggtgtgactgtgtgatatggctgggtgtaatgtggagtatccgagtatGGTTTGGCTTGGTTAAACCGTGTCGTAGCGTGGTGGTTGTGTGATGATGTGTAAGGTGTGTCAAAGCAAAACTAGAACACaagcaaataagatgaagaaaaaaccctgtttgatgttatttatatttttttggattttacttttttatttcatgcaCAGATATGGACCTTATTTATCAATAGGATATAAAACTAAATgttatgtaaaatatataaaacaataaaaagtttttttttatttttatctttaatacCTGTAATTTTCACTTTAGAGGAGGATAGGGTGCTTGATGTGCAAGTATATCCTCCCTTTCCAAATTATAATGTGATTAATTATCATCTTTCACAAATTGATTGAAATATTGAGTTTAGATACCTTAATGTTAATTTCATGTATCAATGTTTTCTGGAGATTGTTGAGACTTTGATGACAGTTTGTGCCAGTCTCTAGGAATGGGCATCCTCCCTGGCCACCTAAACCCCCAGCAGCTTTCAAACACAGAAGACAGTACTTGTGGAAACAGTATAAACTGATTCATGTGCAGCTGGGCAGGCATGCAGCTGCAGCCAAAGTGGTGCTGCAGCAGTTTTCACAAATTACCATCAGTTCAGATCTTTTGTTATTAATAAAAAGATTGATTACGAGTATTCTGTAGTTGAGAGTATGGTATATACTAATCCCATAGTTTTTCATGTCTATATAAGAAGTAAGAAAGTTGGCAGAGTGGATCTAGTACCTTTAAAATCACCTGAAGGGCATATTGTCAATGAGCCAGCAGCCATGGCTAATATATCTGTGACTGTGACAGACTGCATGGCTTTCAGTTACCAATTTACCAATGCTGTCAGTTAAGGCTCCAATCCCACTTCTAatcacttttttgttgtttatataattGAAAAAGACTGGATTAGTTTTACAGtttgcagcaatattttcttcatacccACACTTTGCTGACTTACTAGACTTTTCACTCATTGACAGTCTTCATGATAAAGTAATATTTTCAGGTGTGCTTTGCACTTTCCTATTTCATAATATTAGGTGAATGAGCATGGCAAGCCCTATTTTTTAGTGAACTTGGCCTCAGCAAAAAGCAAAACTCCACAAAGGGTTAAGTAAGTTTGATAAGTAAGAGTATGTGGTTGTAAACACCTGCTTTCTCTTCAACAGGAAATGCAGCTGCCTGATGACACTGAGGTAGTGTATGTTGATGCATTCAAAAGCGATGTTGTACCAGAGTGGTACCatttactgttgatgaggtttcaggccctgctccgctgTCAGTGCAGCATTTTGCAGGGCTatcaacaattatgatgttagcctaAAAAAATAATCCTCAATCCACTAATTCATAACATcgtagtgaatgagtgagtcttgattgccttcatgaatagcctactgatgtcctttttataaacttggcatcatcatagtCACTTTGGCCATATTTAGGTTCATACTAAtatcaatatctttccttttatagtatcacaaatatccatagtttcatttttcatttatctgatattttctttatagtatcacaattaaatatccaccacttatttccaactcactgaacatttgaCAGGCACAATTTATCTTCGAGTcccaaacactaattaatagccatgatcggttatgttacgaattctctgaATTTCAttctgaagaactacacaacactggtcatttgcAGTGATTAATTTCAGaattcttgtacctcacacaatttatgcattttttcTCAACCATAGTGCAATCCTTTGATTTATGGTTGCCAGCAAATTTGTAACATCTTGGGGCTTTTCTATTGCTCTcagcagtacagttggcctcaagatggccatatcttaGATAATGgtaacatataattgcatggtatctctCTCACAGCatacactccccattctagtctgatcttgtcatgatgcttgtgaatcagctctctaacagttagatcacatttcaaaatatagtgcattgtgccacTTGTGGCAAGCTTGCTAAAAATCTTCTCAATTTTTCCCTCAACTCCTGGAAttgagtgtaggaactcattcctgtttaacagtgtctcaattatcttatcctcggtctcctctttatgcacattacAGCTTATGATCTTTGGCTTTAATTTTTCCACACTTTGTGCAAATTTGCTCTACATTTTCCAGTTTTTGAGCCGCTTCATTCCTTGtattctcattatcaaagttcataacaatgttaccttCATTCTTGAATCTTGAATtcgtaatctgaatgccttgtaatacctgggaaacttcatttttcatctcagtaacctttttatcttgatcagaggccttgacaacaaggagattcttctttactttcctcctctactttgcAATGTCAGCCAAGCTGTCCCCTGCTGAATCTGCTTGATCAGCACGAAGCACATCAGCCACCTCTCCCAACTCTTCCTTCCCACTCCATGCCCTTGGTTCAACTTTCATCTTTTACCATCAGTAGTGATCTGTCAACTCCATCAATGCACACTCCATCAGAGCTTACACCAGTGCCACCTCCATCAGAGCCCACATGTAAGGGGGCTCCACATACACCAgctttcttggacagagtagagtcttcgtctcatcaactccccttctcttacctcttaaattccgtcgcagtgttgaatctctttctatcttctactgatattttcatgatgactgctcttctgaccttgccaactgcatgcctccccccctccagtgGCCCCactgcacttgactttctactcttgctcatccctctactgtccaaatcccttatgcaagaattaaccagcaccttcattcttttatcccttctgctggtaaactctggaacagccttcctttgtctgtatttcctcctgcctatgagatgacctctttcaagagaggagtgtcagGACCATTcttctccagaaattgacctctcttttggccttttttgtttctgttgttggAGCAGTACCAAACAGGCTTTTTTGTTGACTTTTAacttgtgcccttgagttgtctcccttgctgtaaaaagaaaaaaagaaaaaaagaaaaaaaaaatccatcagaGCCCACACCAACTCACCAACCATCAGCAGTAGGGTGTCAGTGCCTGTCACCTCCACTAGAGCCTGGACCAACTCCACTTCCATCAGAGCCCACACCAACCCCACCTCCATCAGAGCCCACACCAACCCCACCTCCATCAGAGCCCACACCAACCCCACCTCCATCAGAGCCCACACCAACCCCACCTCCATCAGAGcccaccccaaccccacctcCATCAGAGCCCACACCAACCCCACCTCCATCAGAGCCCACACCAACCCCACCTCCATCAGAGCCCACACCAACCCCACCTCCATCAGAGCCCACGCCAACCCCACCTCCATCAGAGcccaccccaaccccacctcCATCAGAGCCCACCCCAACCCCATCTCCATCAGAGcccaccccaaccccacctcCATCAGAGCCCACGCCAACCCCACCTCCATCAGAGcccaccccaaccccacctcCATCAGAGCccaccccaaccccacttccatcAGAGcccaccccaaccccacctcCATCAGAGcccaccccaaccccacctcCATCAGAGcccaccccaaccccacctcCATCAGAGCCCATGCCAACCCCACCTCCATCAGAGCCCATGCCAACCCCACCTCGATCTGAGCCCTCCCCAACCCCATCTCCATCAGAGcccaccccaaccccacctcCATCAGAGCCCACACCAACCCCACCTCCATCAGAGcccaccccaaccccacctcCATCAGAGCCCACGCCAACCCCATTTCCATCAGAGCCCACACCACTATATAATAGATCATGTGTATTTCTCTCTACTCTAGAAGAAAGAATAAATCTTACTgacattatatattattattttattatggaACTGAAATGATATATTTGTCATTTATAAATTAAATGTTTAAGTTAACTTTCTCAATACCATAAAAAAGTTTATTCTTTACATTTTAAAGttacatatatattatttaatgagtttaGTTACAGCAGTATTTACATGGTAAACATAGACGAGCGGGCCTCAAGCCTGGTACTGGAGGTGCTCCTTACAATGCCCCTGCCATCTTGACTGGTGTTCAGAGTGTAGGTCCATTAAAAGTGCCATTCCTGCCTGCTCCTATGATGTATGGGTTGCATTGGCAGGGCAAACTGCACCCTGCGGCTTCCATCCTCTGAGGGCGTGGCCTGGACTGCACCCAATGGAGTCCCTAACTGCAAGTATTTGGTGACGGGAACTTGTTCCTGGCACAGACATGGGAAGCGACGATTCCTCCAGTATACCATAACGCTTGGAAGCTTGATATGGTAGTCGTAATGCTTCCTGCTGCCGATCACAGTTCCTGTTCTGTCCCAGCACTTAGAGGTGCGGGACTGTATCTGCATTCATGAACCAATGCGAAGAGGTGTTAATGGATGTGGTGAGAGATTGTAATACCattctgtctcctccctccctgaaGACTGCTTGGCATCACACTCAGGAGCGAAGGCACGGCAATGAGCTGGGACTGCTGTGCAGAAAGGGCAGCCACAGTGACTGCCCCCTCACTCGACAATGGACCTATGACTACCCATGTTGTCCTGATGACCACTATCAGTCCAGAGTCCAGTGAAACTACTTAGAagggagcaaagatgagttctgAGGGCAACATAAAAACATGTACAGAGCTGATACAATAGGCATCTTGCTTATTGCATAAAAACCATGTCCTCCTGCCAGGGCACTTTGCCTTCATTGTTAAAATAATCACAGAAGGTGTTTCTTACATATATTGCCACCTGTGTGGGTCTTCGACCTTGAGCATGTAAATTTTCCAAAGCACCACATGTGTGGTCACGCCACTGGCCAGCAACCATCTTCCTATTAGAGATGTCCTCTCTGTCCAGCAACTCCAGTGGTGCATATGTCTGATGTGAGCTAACACACAAGTAGTTGTGTAAAACGGTAGTTGCTAACGCAATTTTTTCTACACATTCTGGAGATGTTCTGATAGGCTGTCGAAATATTTGAAATCTACTCACAAGTATGCCAAATGCATTTTCTGATAATCTTTTTGCTCTTGATAATCTATAGTTATGAATTAATTTATCCATACATAAATCTTTTCCTGGATAGGGTTTCATAATCCATGGCTTGAGTGGAAAGGCATCATCTGCTATGATGACAAAGGGAGTCATTCTTTGGGAAAATGGTAGCTTTTCTGGGGAAGGAACCTGCACATCATTATTTTCTAGGACTGCTTTTAAGGTGCATTTATCCCAAGCCTCACTGTCACTGACACTCCCATTGGTGCTCACATCAACATACAAAAATTTATAGTTAGCATCCACTAGTGCCATAAGGATTATACTACTGTGTCCCTTATAATCAAGAAAACCAGATCCACTATTAGCAGGCTTAGCAACTAGAATCCTTTTCCCATCGCAGGACCCTAGACAGTTGGGGTAATTCCACAGTCTGTGGAATTCTGCTgccactttcctccattcctcttgagTGGTGGGGACCCTCATGTAGATAGGTTGCAGGACTTCATAGATTGCTGTGCACACACTTGGGATGATCTTAGAGATGAGTGGCTGGCTGACCCGGAACTGGTAGCTCAATGATTGTTGTGATTCTCCTAAGGggataaaagaataaaggaaatattaactcaatcaatcatcaatcaatgggggcatatgctggaggggtgcgtcgcctcgcccaccctacgacgccaagcctggGCAAGGAGTGGCACTGCCCCCCTATCAGCTTCTCTGCCCCCCCAACATAAATTCTGACATTAATGAGAATTATGAGATTATTGTAGGCCAACTGATGTAATTGACTGCAGGTCATTCGTCATTCAGTAATTCAACAGTTGCTGGTAGGGTACTTTCAAACAGTATACCCTAGAGCTAAAGAAAGTGGGAATGAAACCAGGGTAAAGAAAAACGTTTCTAAAATCAGCTGCCGGTCAGCTGATGCTTGGTGGAGCATGGCGCCGGTGTAGTGTGGGCAGCGTGGATCATGGTCCTGAGCACTGTGAGCAGAACTTGTGGTGGCTGGGAATTTCAAGGTTAGATTTATTGTTT of Eriocheir sinensis breed Jianghai 21 chromosome 14, ASM2467909v1, whole genome shotgun sequence contains these proteins:
- the LOC126998330 gene encoding uncharacterized protein LOC126998330, whose protein sequence is MPRYAFKQRIQILAAFTVLLAEEENEERERIRRRRKIWTRKWLKRRMEGSQYKNLFQELALEDEDGYRNWMRLDRRQFYEVLELIRPSISKQDTNMRAAVTAEERLAITMRHLVTGESQQSLSYQFRVSQPLISKIIPSVCTAIYEVLQPIYMRVPTTQEEWRKVAAEFHRLWNYPNCLGSCDGKRILVAKPANSGSGFLDYKGHSSIILMALVDANYKFLYVDVSTNGSVSDSEAWDKCTLKAVLENNDVQVPSPEKLPFSQRMTPFVIIADDAFPLKPWIMKPYPGKDLCMDKLIHNYRLSRAKRLSENAFGILVSRFQIFRQPIRTSPECVEKIALATTVLHNYLCVSSHQTYAPLELLDREDISNRKMVAGQWRDHTCGALENLHAQGRRPTQVAIYVRNTFCDYFNNEGKVPWQEDMVFMQ